CATAGATGATTCTAACATGAATAAACTTAATGCATAAAATAAAAGTGTTTTTTTGAATAAAATGAAATGGGTGTCAATTTTTTTAACTTGTCCATTGACGAACTACTCTATAACATGTATTTAAAATACATGTTATAGAGTAGTTCGAAAGGAGCTCAAATGAATAGCATTTATCAAGAGATTGGCGGCGAAGCCGCTGTTGATGCCGCAGTCGCGATTTTTTATAAAAAAATATTAAAAGACAAAAGAATTAATAATTTTTTTAAAGATATAGATATGAAACAGCAAATTGCAAAACAAAAAAGTTTTTTAACTATGCTATTTGGGGGCCCAAGCGAATATACTGGAAAAGACCTTAGAGCCGGACATTCTCATTTAGTAAAAAGAGGATTAAACTCAGATCACTTTGAAGCTGTGATTGAGCATCTAACAAGTACACTAGAAGATTTAAAAGTACCAAATAAAATAATAGAACAAATTATTACAACAGCCTCCTCTGCTAAAAATGACGTTTTAGGAATATAATCATAAAATAATATTGTGAGCATAAAAATGATTACAGTAGAATATAATAATAAAAAATATTTGGTAAATAATAATGATAGCGTTTTAAAAACTTTATTAAAAAATGAGAGTTTCATTCCTTATTCTTGCCAAAACGGAATTTGCCAAAGCTGCATTATGAAAGTGGTAGAAGGAAATATACCAAAAGAAAGTCAAAAAGGATTATCCGAAAATCAAATAGAAGAAAATAATTTCTTACCTTGTATTTGTAAACCAAAAGAAAATATAAAAATTGATTCCACTTCAAGTCATTCTAAAATTTACGACGCCGAAATAAAAAATATTATAAAAAAAACAGAAGATATTATAATATTAACGATTACATGCGCTGACCCTTTAAATTATAAACCAGGACAATTTATTAATCTAATTAACGATAAAAATATATCAAGAAGTTATTCTTTAGCAAGCCATCCAGAAGTATCCACTGATTTAGAACTTCATATCAAATTATGTTCTCATGGTATTATGACAAATTGGATTTTTAATGAATTAAAAATAACAGATAAACTTAAAATAGCTGGACCAAATGGCTATTGTTATTATACCCAAAAATGCAAACAAAAACCTTTATTACTTATTAGTGTGGGAACAGGACTATCTCCTATTTTAGGTATTTTAAAAGAAGCTCTTTTTCAAAAACACGAAAACGAAATTCATTTGATTCATGGTTCATATCGTTCTTCGGGGTTATATTTATTTGAAGAAATAAAAGATATTCAAAAGAAAAATAATCATTTAACTTTTTATCCATGCGCAATTGAAATTGACGATCATAATCAAGAAGTACAAAAAGAATCCATCCAAACTCTAATTGAAAATAAATTTCCCGATTTATCAAATTGGGAAATTTTTATTTGTGGAAGTGAAGAATTTGTTAAAAAAATGGAACAACAATGTTTTTTACAAGATGCGGAATTAGATTCAATTCATTCCGATGCCTTTGTAGAAAATAAAAAAAGAGATTCAGATTTTTAATCTCAATCTCTTTAAAGGAACAAATTAAACTTTTGCAAGTTGCTCAATTAGTGTCTTAGCAATAAATGGAGATGTCGCAGGATTTTGTCCTGTAATTAAGTAACCATCTACAACTACTTTTGGAACCCAATTCTTTTCAGAACGTTGGTAATTTGCACCTTTTTCTTTTAATGCAGTCTCTAATTGGAATAATAAATGTCTAGATAAGCTGAGTTCATCATCTTCAGAGTTTGAAAACCCTGTAACATTCATTCCCTTAACAAGAGGCTCACCATTTGGTTTTTTAACATCACGAAGAATAGCAGGAGCATGACAAATTAACGCAACATGTTTATTTGTGTAAATAAGATCTTGAATCATTTGCAATGCAAAAGAGTCATTTGCTAAGTCCCATAGTTGTCCGTATCCACCTGGGAAAAACGCAGCATCAAAAGAGCGGTAATTGATATTACGTAACACAGATGTGTTTGATAAATCACGCATTGCTGCAGGATCTTTTAGAAACTTGTGAGTGTTTTCTGTCATAAACATCTCATCATAACTAAACGGATCGATAGGCGCAGATCCACCTTTTGGTGATGCAAGAACAACTTCATGACCAGCTTGCTTAAATAGATAATAAGGTGTTGCCACTTCATCAAACCAGTTACCTGTTTTTTTACCGCTTAAGCCCATATCTTCGTGTGAAGTTAAAACCATTAAAATTCTCTTAGACATAACATTCTCCTAATTCATCTTTTTGATGAAAAATAATTAAAATAAAAAAGTGAACACAAAAAACTGAAACACATGAAGTGATCCCATAATTATGGCTTGGAATCACTCTTACCCTAAAACTACCAACTAGTTGGATTGTTTAGATTCTAAAAAAAACCACATTAAACTGAAACAATAGACTTAAAAGCCGTTTGAGCAACATCCCTTAAGGTGTCATCGGAACCAACGCCTCTCCCTACAACCATTGCCCCTTCCAGGGATGAAAGAAGATAAAGAGCTTCTTTGGATGGATTTAAATTTAATTTAAACTCCTTTGACTTGACCCCAAATTCTATAATTTTTGCTAACCAATTTTGATTTAATTCGAAAAATTGACCAACAGCAATCACAATTTCTTGAGGCAAAATATCAGACTCAGCACCGAGCATTCCACAAACACACAACCTGCGATTTGTATCATACGTTTTACTAAAAAGTTTGATATAACCATTTAGTTTGTCAACAGCTGAAAGGTTTTTTAAATCTATTTCTTCCAACAAGTTTTTAAATCGAAAACTGTAACGCTCAACAACCATCGAAACCAAACCTGATTTAGTTTGAAAATGATGGTGAATACTTGGCTTTTTTAACCCTACTTGACGAGAAATATCGTCGTAAGAAAAACCGTTGTATCCGTTTTGCTGTATCAACTGTTCTGCGGCATCTAAGATGCGGTGCGCTACAGGTGATAACTCGTCAAGCCTTTTCATCAATCCATTCTCCAACTTTGTTAGGAAGTCTTCAGTCTACCGACTAAATGGTTTGTACGCCTCTTTTAAAAAGAAGTCAAATAAATTTTAACTTAAAAAAATATATTTTTTTAAAATTATGATTTTATTTGGAAATTTTAGTTTAGGAAGATGAAAGAGTAGACGAAATTCGATCTTGCGGTGAATAGGATCTCGATTCACCGCAAAAGATGCGGTGAATCGAGATTGGCGAAAATTTCAATAGATGATTAATTCATACTTTTATTTTTGATGATGCTTTAATTTAATAATGCGTTCCTTCTTTGAAAAATTGGATCAATTCAAACGCTTTTTTATTAAAATATATATTTTTTGGATTCAAAATAATTAATATATTTAAACTACTCAATGATCCCAATCTTTTCTTCTCACTTCTCCAGTTTGATATGCTTGCTTAATTAATTTTATATATTCTAAAAAATCACTATTTTCGTCGGCTATTCTATTAGCACTACTCCAATCAACATCGGGTCGTTCTTTTGCAGGAATTAAAATTTGGCTTTCCGAGGGCATTTCTGTATCAAGCTTAATCACTCCAATCCCATGCAAACTAGATAACATTCGCAATTCTAATAGGGTTTTTTCTTCTATTTCTGACGCAACTAAATAACTAAAATTAGCCCACCCAGAATTGCTTACAGTTTGAAAAAAAGATTCACGAACATTTGATCGGTTCAAAAGAATTTTAACTTCAAAAGACCACAATTTTGTTTCTTTATCCGAATAAACTTTGACACAGTCCTTAACTTCACGAAGCCAGCCTTGTGTTAAGTCTTGCATGCCAACAACATCGGGGTAAAGCCACTTGTTCCCATTTGGTCCTCGAGAATTTTTTGAACATTTTTCATTAATTCTTTTGCTATATATCTCTAGTTCTGACCACAAATATTCAGATAAAATAGGGTAAAGATCTTTTTCACTTAATTGATTTTCATTTTGAGTTTCTTCACTTTTAAATGAATTTTCTTCTGCTTTTATAATTTCAACAGCATCGCTTTGTTCCGTATAGTAATATTTTTTTGGCCGACCTTCGGTTGTCTTAATTTGAGGATGCTGATTTTGTAAGCGTGGCCGTTTAGCTGCAATCTCGGCCGCAATTTGATTAATAAGATCCTTATCATCATTTAAAGGAATAGCTTGAGCTGTAGATCTTTTTTGTTTTTTTTTGCATTCAATAGGATAATTATTAAAAATCCAATTTGCAATTTCATTTGCAGTATATTTATTGTCTGAGTGCTGTTTTAAAAAGTCATAAGTTTTTTGAGCAATTTTGAGCCCAGAATATGCTTCTTCCAGAGTCATAGTCTTTTCCTATTTAAGCGACTTTCGCATTTTTATGAATTATGGATAAAATATCACAAATATGATCTATTTCTTTTATATTAAAAATTCCCTCAGGTCCTTTATTGCTAAGATCTGTAAATGGTGATTCATAAAGTAATTTAGGATCCATGTTACCTTTAGCAGTTAAGTAATTGATAATTAAATTTATAAAATCAACTTGACTGCTTCTTAATGTTTTTCCATTTAAAAATTCCGAAAAAGCGTTTTTAGCTGCTTCTTTATCTAATCCTACAAGGCTTCGAATAAATACACCAAGGCCATCCGATTGTTGTGAAAT
The genomic region above belongs to Silvanigrella paludirubra and contains:
- a CDS encoding group I truncated hemoglobin; this encodes MNSIYQEIGGEAAVDAAVAIFYKKILKDKRINNFFKDIDMKQQIAKQKSFLTMLFGGPSEYTGKDLRAGHSHLVKRGLNSDHFEAVIEHLTSTLEDLKVPNKIIEQIITTASSAKNDVLGI
- a CDS encoding TetR/AcrR family transcriptional regulator, yielding MKRLDELSPVAHRILDAAEQLIQQNGYNGFSYDDISRQVGLKKPSIHHHFQTKSGLVSMVVERYSFRFKNLLEEIDLKNLSAVDKLNGYIKLFSKTYDTNRRLCVCGMLGAESDILPQEIVIAVGQFFELNQNWLAKIIEFGVKSKEFKLNLNPSKEALYLLSSLEGAMVVGRGVGSDDTLRDVAQTAFKSIVSV
- a CDS encoding COG2958 family protein codes for the protein MTLEEAYSGLKIAQKTYDFLKQHSDNKYTANEIANWIFNNYPIECKKKQKRSTAQAIPLNDDKDLINQIAAEIAAKRPRLQNQHPQIKTTEGRPKKYYYTEQSDAVEIIKAEENSFKSEETQNENQLSEKDLYPILSEYLWSELEIYSKRINEKCSKNSRGPNGNKWLYPDVVGMQDLTQGWLREVKDCVKVYSDKETKLWSFEVKILLNRSNVRESFFQTVSNSGWANFSYLVASEIEEKTLLELRMLSSLHGIGVIKLDTEMPSESQILIPAKERPDVDWSSANRIADENSDFLEYIKLIKQAYQTGEVRRKDWDH
- a CDS encoding FAD-binding oxidoreductase; its protein translation is MITVEYNNKKYLVNNNDSVLKTLLKNESFIPYSCQNGICQSCIMKVVEGNIPKESQKGLSENQIEENNFLPCICKPKENIKIDSTSSHSKIYDAEIKNIIKKTEDIIILTITCADPLNYKPGQFINLINDKNISRSYSLASHPEVSTDLELHIKLCSHGIMTNWIFNELKITDKLKIAGPNGYCYYTQKCKQKPLLLISVGTGLSPILGILKEALFQKHENEIHLIHGSYRSSGLYLFEEIKDIQKKNNHLTFYPCAIEIDDHNQEVQKESIQTLIENKFPDLSNWEIFICGSEEFVKKMEQQCFLQDAELDSIHSDAFVENKKRDSDF
- a CDS encoding type 1 glutamine amidotransferase domain-containing protein, with translation MSKRILMVLTSHEDMGLSGKKTGNWFDEVATPYYLFKQAGHEVVLASPKGGSAPIDPFSYDEMFMTENTHKFLKDPAAMRDLSNTSVLRNINYRSFDAAFFPGGYGQLWDLANDSFALQMIQDLIYTNKHVALICHAPAILRDVKKPNGEPLVKGMNVTGFSNSEDDELSLSRHLLFQLETALKEKGANYQRSEKNWVPKVVVDGYLITGQNPATSPFIAKTLIEQLAKV